The DNA segment CCCGCCCACCCCGTGGACCAGTAATTCCAGCGCGGGCCCGGTGGGGTGCGGGGCAGGGGTGGCAGGGGGCACGGGCGTCTCGCTCTCGGAGGGGGAAGGCGGCTGATGCCCGGTCACCGCGGAAGCGGACAGGCGCGGTGCCGTGGTCGTCGTCCGTCCTGTCGAATCTTCCCCCGGAGGACGGTCGCCGACACCGCGTGGCAGGATGACTCCGTCGATACGGACTCCTGTACGGCCAGAGGGAAGGGCGAGGGCCCCGGCGTTGAGCGAGAATCAGAATCTGCTCGCGGAGCAGCGACGTGCGCTGATCCTCGACGAGGTGCGCCGGCGCGGCGGGGTGCGGGTCAACGAGCTGACCCGGAAGCTGAGCGTCTCGGACATGACGGTCCGCCGGGATCTGGACGCGCTGGCCCGGCAGGGTGTGATCGAGAAGGTGCACGGCGGCGCGGTGCCGGTGGTCGAGGCGAGTACGCACGAGCCGGGTTTCGAGGCGAAGTCGACGCTGGAGCCGACCGCCAAGGAGGACATCGCGCGGGCCGCGGCCGCGATGGCCGTGCCGGGCAGTGCGATCGCCCTGTCCGGCGGCACCACGACGTACGCGCTGGCGCGGCATCTGCTGGACGTGCCGGATCTGACGGTGGTGACGAATTCGGTGCGGGTCGCGGACGTGTTCCACGCGGCGCAGCGGCCGGCCGGTTCGGGCGGGCGTCC comes from the Streptomyces sp. NBC_00525 genome and includes:
- a CDS encoding DeoR/GlpR family DNA-binding transcription regulator, encoding MSENQNLLAEQRRALILDEVRRRGGVRVNELTRKLSVSDMTVRRDLDALARQGVIEKVHGGAVPVVEASTHEPGFEAKSTLEPTAKEDIARAAAAMAVPGSAIALSGGTTTYALARHLLDVPDLTVVTNSVRVADVFHAAQRPAGSGGRPGAATVVLTGGVRTPSDSLVGPVADRAIAELHFDVLFLGVHGISAEAGLSTPNLAEAETNRRFVRSARRVVVVADHTKWGTVGLSSFATLDEVSTLVTDAGLPAAARAEIEEHLPGLLVAGGGDAADGG